The region tgtttgttaaagaaataaatatgaacTTTTTTATGACAGCTAATATGGGCTTTTGAAATTTGTGTTGCGAAATGGCCTAAAGTTTTCCTACGCACAGTGGTCGTGCTTAATTGAATGCATAAATCAAGCGAGTGCATTCATTTAGAGTCCTCGATCCCGCCCCTCGCTGGCATGTCAAGTGTCAGTTGCACAAACTCTGAATCTGAAAATGTGGATTGAAAACGAAAATGGGTGGAGTTCGAATCACCTCGAATCGTGCCTTTGTCTCTCGTCCATCGGCGTTCCAAAGAAATAGTtagacacacacacaaaaagtacaaaaaataacaaatgaaACTGAAATACGGCGAGCGCTGGAAAAATATTGCCAATTAGAATTAATGTGGGCACTCGCGATGAGATTTCAGAGTCGCGCAGACATGTttccaattatttttgaatatttctctGCTATTTGCACTTGTCGGCATTATTTGGCTGTTCAAAAGTAACGAAAATCGAAAAACACATTGATTTATAGAGGAAGTTTGCCGCCCGGCTCAAAGAGCCGCCGCTGACAGCTCAATTTGTCatgagatacagatactgcAGACACGTTACTCAAAGATACTCAAGATACACACGAAACTGGAGGCGACCTTCTCCTGGTTGCTATTTGCCCAAAGATCTCCCAACTGGTATTACGCATGGGAGTCTCTGAGCTATCCCCCATATTTACCATCCGCTATTTGAGCTGCCCAAATATTGATTGATCACGAATTCCGCGAACTGCAAATATCCAAAATGTTGCCTGATTTGCTGGCACATTCAGTCAAGGGGATCAGGCTACTAATGCCCAAATATTGGGACTACTTGTTAGGGTTTTCAAAGAAACAATACGGCTTTCAAGGACGGTTTAGCACGGGCTTACCAGctaatttcttgttttttccatttctctgactaataaaatataatcccCCTTAATATCGATCGTTAGGCAGTCTCTAAGTTGTGAAGACCAGTAAATACACACATTAGTAGCATGCTttgtaaatgtttttctttcaCACGAAACTCTCGGGCTCTTGGGTTAAATGTAACTAAGAGGGTTTGCCCGGCAAAAGCCGAGAAAGGCAGGCATTAATtaaacagaaaataatattcaaatgTGTCTGGGCCTGGCTTACACATGTTGCCCATCGATCTGTCGCCCGGCAGTGCCCTCGCCCCTTCCCCGAAAGTGAAACATTTGAAtgcgaaataaaatgttagtGGCTGGCAAAAGTTGTGGCAATTAATTTGACGCCTCTGGAAAAAATGTGTCCCCACATGTGCTGTGCGCTGTGTGTGTTGCAAGAGGGCCAGAATATCCATTTAATTGCAAAGGCTGTGCGTGTGGCATGAGAAGTAGTGAAAAGGGATCAAGTCACAGTTGCCGCCTGGCCTGCCCCATGGATACACTGTATCTATGAACTTGCCACCGCAAACACGCGAGCTGCTGCGGTCTAGTTGCTGCCCTCTTCTTTCAGCTTGGCCCCACAAAAACTTGGCAACTTTGCACATTTGCCCCCAACTCTTTCTGCCCCACCAGCACTGCATATTTGTCCAAAGTAATGAGACTTTTCACAGCTCTTTTTTGTGCTAGTAGTCTTTTTTGTGTGGCGCAGCGTGAAGTCGAAGTTGTCTCCTAGACAGGCTCGAAATGCATTATGGGAATTTTGTGGCATTTTCATTAACAGCCCCCTCCTCCCCAGGCCTCATATGAGTCTGGCTCGCGGTGTGTGTCttggttttaatttgtttgcgattaacACGCGAGCgtaaaaaatattcacaaGTCTCGGACGTTTCTACGTGATTCATATTGGGGTGGGGCCGGGAAAATGGGAGGTACCGATGAGGTAAGATTGGAAAAGGATTAGGTATACTTGGCCGAAATGCCGTGACAGTTTTGGGAGTTAACTCGATATGATGTGCTGTTTGAAAGGCAATCTTGGGGAAGTATTAGCTAGACATCTTCTTAAAGCAGAACGAGGAATTTTCCCTTTCACCGCCTCGTCTTGCTTTCTTCCAGCTGAAGGAGCCTTAAATTCCTGACCAGCAGCTGCTGACGTGGGCAAATTTATAGGAGCCCCTATCAACGCCCTTTCccctttccattttttatggccaacaCCTCTTCGTGGGGCCCGCCTGACCGCTCGCAATTAATTAGCGGCAATGAGCTGTGGCCTCTGCCTCCGaagtttcggtttcagttccaGAATTTCTGGACTCGCAGGGTTTATGGCAACTAATGTGCGTCGTTGCCTGTGTTGTTTGTGCTGTTCGGCTTGTTATTGCTCTCTTTATGCTGCTGCAACATCCACATTATTTGTACGTTCCTTGTGCTTTTGCTGCTTGGCTGGCCAATGTCTGGctaattttctatttatttgaCCACAAACTCGGATGGAGCACCGCCACGGCACACACATGGACGAAGGCGCAGTCCGGCTAATTTATGGGTTTCTTGCACTCTCCGCCGGGGCCCGGGAAAGGCATTAAAGCCTGCTCTGTTCCCCCGGCTATTGGCTATGTGCATTCTGGCCTGGCTTAAAGTTTCAGTTCGTGCCGGCAAAAGGAGGCTAGCGCACCCAGAATAAGCTGGCCTGTTGCTCCTCGCGAGATGGAGATCGCACAAGAACTAGTTTAATTTCAGCGACTGTCCAATGCTCATCAACCTGATTTTACTACCGAGCACGACTAGGGGTACACAGGAGAAAACTAGTCTCAGTTTTCAGAGGGGGAGTATAAagaacaaaattaataaactccGATTTCAGTTAAGAGATGATTTTATATTAGCATTATTAAGCGTTTCTGTCAGTTTTGTGTTCAGtaaaattcgaaaaataaaaaaaaggttcaACTTTTTGGAATGCTTCCTAGAACCTATAAAGCAGTGATGAAAGGTAAGGGAAAAAACTTCATACAACCACGGGAAAGGATTTTTGTACTTGACATTAGGAAAGAATTCCTTGGTATACTTATACAAAAGCTCGAGTTTTTTTTCCGTGCATTCAGATTTCCCTCTGCTATTTGTGACTGTCGGTTGTCGGCGGTTGGCACACGCCCTCCCCCAACAATTGCTACTGGGCTTAAAGTTCAGGCCAGGTTCAGTTCGAGTTCATGCGTGGCTTGTCCGCCCCTCCCCCTGCCCCTTGGCCCCACCGCCTCCATTTGGCCTTTGCGGCGGATTCCGATTTGGCATCGCTGTAAAATGACTTTTGCCATGATTTATGTTTCCACGTTGCGCTTCAAGTGCAacagtttttattgtattaaAAGGGGTAGTGGGAGAGCGAGGAGGTTTAATGGCTTGTAAAGTCGGTTGGTAACAGGGTGATTTAAGGAGCAACTAAATATTTGCCACTCTCCAaatgataaaatatttctgttttggtatttaaatttaacaacaAAGGCAGGATAAACACCTTACGTTACAAAAATCATAAATCTCTTTCTAACACATATATTGCTTTATGTAGTTCGTCTTTCcaattttctaatatttatGAGCATTAACATTTTGAATACCCCAACTGAAGCActgagtattttgatggtCGAGCATAATCGTTTTTAAAGCGATCAACTTTTAGATGTGGGTCGGTCTGGCCTGGCATTTGTTGTTGCGGGCTGCTGCTTTAATTAGCTCAGCATTGTTTATGCTTATTTCGATTTGTTTCCCTTTTCCTCCATTACTTTTctgtattttattaattaatttgcccGCTTCGTACTTGGAACAAAGGCGAAAAAGCCAAGCACCCGCGAGTGTGTGGCAAGAAACGAGCTCGTACGTCTGTCCGCCTGATGTATCTTTGTGTGAGACCCAAAAGACACAACCCACATGATTAACATTTGCTATTTCCACGGATTAAATCAGAGCCTCTTGGCTAAATTTGCGCAATTAAGCGGAGCTAAAAGTTTGTTTCCATTTTCCACTGCAACTCGAGATCGTTTGCTTAGATCGAACAGATGCGATAGTCGGCCTAGCTCGGTTTTGGTGGGGGAACGGGGTTCAACTAAACTGGTTGCCGTTTTAAGGCATAAACTACAACAATTAATAACAGCAACAAACGCAGCGGCCACTTTTCATGGTTTCGCTTACAACAACTACTGGCCGCAACAActggaaaatgttttaaatatttagcatCCATTAATCAATTTGCACTCGCCGCTGATCTTGCGATGCGATGCGGTCAGTTTTTTGGCCCGGGCTCAGATTGCAGTACAGTGGGTAGTGGATAAAGAGGAAACAAATGtttcttaataaaatataaccatgcttaataattgtttgtatttaaaagtcTTTGAAGTGCCTTTTAGGAAGAGTACCTTTAGTTTTcagttgttttaaaaaatcggAGAAAACATGAATTCACCTTCCCAGTCCCCACTGTTTACTGGTTTCAATTGCAGGCGAGATTGCACATAATTGTACTGAATTTcacatatattttgtaatttgtttaTGTCCAGTACATGGAAATGCTTTAGCTCCTCTCCCAAAAAAGCGATAAGGAAAAATTcgatttaaatgttaataaattgGCCTGGGATTTgggattttatttactttttattagGTGGGTGCGTGCTTAGAGCATGGGAAATATTGAAGACCGCACCCATAGGCACCAGAGTAGTAAAAAAAAGCGCCTAATAAAGGGGAAAATTCGCCAACAGAGAAAGGAAAGTAAAATGTGATTTGCCGTTTAATTTGATTTGGCTTATTCGGTGCGAGATGGAAACTCATTTGGACTTTGATTCGACGCTTGCGGTGTTAACTTTGCCATTTCAtgtctattttttattttaccaagaCCACTCTCCGATTTTGCATTGATTTATCTCGGCTTTGTCTTTGTTTGGCCTACTGCagtttttccaatttttattcCGCTTAGGGAAAAGTTCAATCAAAAGATGGGGCGTGACCGAAGGAGGGCGGTGGGATTGCCAGGCTTAATCAATAACCagaagcggcagcagcagctccaccaGCAAACAAAGAAGTATGCatggatttatttatttttatattttcaaaattgaatTGCAATGTGGCCCACAGCCAGTTATTTATGGGAAAAACGTGAGAAGCGGCGATTGCACGAAAACTGTGTACGGCGCTCGTCTATTTACTCTggccattattattattatttttgcatttgcgCATTTTGGGCAGTGTCTAATTTATTGAGAGGTGTGGCCCCCAAAAGCAGAAATAACAGCAATCGCAATCAAATTATCAAGTGTACAAATCTCAACGACAATTTGAGGCGCTTGAGGAATCGCACGGACAGGTACTGCGAAAGGAAATATTTAACTATAGATTCACAATTGGCGGCGCCCAGAAGTTATCGATTAATTGCAATCACGCTGCTATGACATTTGCTTGGAGGCCAAACCAAAATCGTAAGAAAAAACTGACCTAAAGAAGCTCTTTGAATAGTGATTAAATGATCAAAACGAAAATGAGATCAGTTCGGATCGAAGCAGAGCAGAGTTTGACCGACGAAACATCGACAAACATGAAAATCATTAAATTCGCCGAGGCAGCTGCTTGGAGACATGTCTAAATTTAGCGGGCCTCGAGGTATGAATATCATAGAGGGACAGTAAGGAACAGAAAAATAAGGCCACGTATCATAATGATCAGTTATcgtaaaatacatttatattcgATGATCTATCGTAAAATAATCGAACTCTTTCGGGACTGTACCATTTCTCATTCGATAACCATCAGCTTTATTCCAACATGATTTGAACTTTCAAATTTAAAGTTATCGTTTACCGCCCTATCGAAAGTTGGAAAATGTGTGATTACATTGTCGGCTGTCCCAAATTAAACGGTTCCCCATAATCGATTAATGGCCTCTCGAGTGGTACATTGAACACATTCAGTTTGTTAATTATCCAATCACCCAATTATCGATTACTGCCACCATGTGGCGGCCCTACACAGCCGTTGACTTATATTTTCGCCACGCACTGTCAGTGGCCCGCGCtgtatttgcataaattaaactAATTGGGCGCCAAGCAAAGTCACCGCAAATGAATTTACATAAACCGATGGATAGTGGATGGCATGAGGAGGGGCCTCCAGGGCACCGGGGGATCCACAATCGAAGTTGGAGTGGAGCTCAGTTCagtgctttgtttttgtttggtgtGAGGCAATCCCAAAAACCGAGAAGTCGGAGGAGACCCACAGAAATTGAaacatttcacatttttaatttgtacgtGATAGGGCAAATAGTTTTGCCACTTGATGGGGGCTCGCTCCCTTTTCCTCCGCTCTGTTTGTGGCACGGAAAATTATGCAGCACACAAATCAGCTCCAGTTTTCCTCCGATTTCCCCCCTTTTCCACGTGCACTGCACGCTAACGTGGCAGGGCAGACAAATCGACTCTTTTCTGTCTGGCAGCACTTAGCACGTGATTGAAAATTGCCCGGGAATGAAGTGATTGGGTTCCTCCGAGAAGGAAAAATACATAGTTTTCTATCCCCCCTCCTCGTCAATTCCGATTGCCTGCAATTCATTTACTTCTTCCTCTACTCGgtgaatacaaaatatatatttccctgTGCAAACAATTTGCGGAACTTTGCTCTTTTCGGTTTCTTCTTTGTCTTTGGCATTAAAGGCAAATTTACAAATTAGTGTGAAATTAAGGCCAAAAACGAAAAGTACACAGCGCTGAAGCAACACAAAAGGCACAGAATAAACACTCAAGATCCAGAATTAACGATATATGCCGTCAGCCTCAGTCGTCGTTTTCGGGATTGTTTTCCCATTGAAGGCGTCGCAAGTAGGAGAAGGCCACCAGCCAGCAATATAGGCTTAAAACTGAGGGAAAATCCACTGACTGTTGGACATAACATATACAGTGGCTCGAAGCTTATTTCGTGcaagagaaaaattaaattttaaattgtcatTGCTGCCAAACTAGGAACGAtatcaacaaaatttaaacgcaataattcaaataaactcttcatttattaatataacaaaacaaaattccttaatctaaaaaaacaaaacaaattttcatataaaacttaaaaataaggCATTTCTGGCGTCGAAGCTTAATTCGTGCAAGCacttaaatatattgtaacatttttatttcttaaatttaatattttgttggaccgcctttttgtttcttaacCGATTTAAGACGATTTCCCATGGACTCCAATAATTTCTTTGTTGTTTCCACAGGAATTTTACGCCACTCTTCCAATAAGGCACTCTTTAGCTCAGTTTTGTTagaaattttccttttgcggATCGCTTGGTCCAAAATCTCCCACAAATTTTCAATAACGTTTAAATCTGGGGATTGTGCTGGTGTTTTTATGGTGTGTGGACAGTTCCAGACCAACCAAAACTTCACATCGGCAGCAGTGTGCTTCGGGTCGTTGTCTTGATAAAAAATGGAACGGTCCAGTATTCCCAAGCTTTCTGCGCCTTGTAgtaagttttcttttaaaatatttaaatacatctTAGCATCCATAATGCCATCAATGAAGACTAGGTTTCTCACCCCAGACGCAGCCATACAGCCCCAAACCATAACATGGCCTCCACCGTGCTTGACCGTAGCTTTTAGATTTTTTGTATCTAGCTCCGTATTCGGACGCCGCCAAACATAATGCCTCCCATCCGACCCGAAAATGTTGTATTTGGATTCGTCCGCAAAAATAACGTCATTCCAGTACGAAATCGGCTTAGTCTCCATCCCCTTGGCGAACTTGAAACGAACAATTCTGTTCTTGTCGCTGATGAATGGTTTCTTTAGAGCAACTCGACCATTAAAATTATGCTTGTGCAGTACGTTGCGAATTGTGTCTGGGCAACATTTTTTGCCCATTTCCTCTTCTATCTCTGCAGCGATTTTTGGAGCCGATAGTTTGGGGGTTTCCCTAACTTTTCGGACTATTCGGCGCTCCTCGTGGTCGTTAAAAATTTTGTTCGGCGCAACTCGGCCCCTATCTTCCTCTCGATTTTCGCGAACAAATCTTTGAATTATATATTGCACCGTACTGGGGCTTAAGCAAACCATTTCGGCTATGGCACGCTGGGTTTATCCATCCTTAAAGTGTTTAAGGACTAATTCCCTTTGCTCGATCGTTGTTCGCGGACCCATAGCCAAAAATTACCGGTAAATTTTACTTTAGTGTAACCAGCTCCGAAAAcgtataaaatgtttatttaagaataCAAATAAACAAGTATACAGAAAAAAAACGGATTGAAAAGTcccttttttatgttttttttgagtttaaaGTCTTTGCACGAATTAAGCTTCGACGCCAGAAATGccttgttttttagttttatataaaaatttgttttgtttttttagattaagtaattttgttttgttatattaataaattaagagtttatttgaattactgcgtttaaattttgttgataTCGTTCCTAGTTTAGCAGCAATgacgatttaaaatttaatttttctcttgCACGAAATAAGCTTCGAGCCACTGTATAATGTTGTACCTACTCAGTGTGATAAAGACCGGAATGGCTTCCAGGGTGCAGAAACCGCAGCTTGCGGCGTACTCGATAAGGAAGGCTGTTGAGAAGATCAGATGGACTATGTTGGTCACCAGATAGATGAGGATCAGCACTTCGATCTGCTGCAAGAGATGGGGATCAGAGAGGGGACTTCAAATGGTCATGACATACCATGAAAGTGCTTATCAGAAGGAAAATGGATCCGATAAAATGCAGCATATAGGCAGCCCTGCCAATCACCAAAAGCCGAGCACCTGTGTTTCATATAACATATGGTttgccaaattaaattataatctaAATTACCGAAATTTCAAGTCAGAGCTTACCTCTGCTTACCTTCTCCCGCAAAGATCCCTAGTATCGATGAGAAAATCTCGAATAGCGCCAGAAAACTGCAGCCCATCCGCAGATTCACGCAGCAACAGCAAGACTTGAGCCTGGGTTCCCGACATTTCATCTCTTATTTGACAGCAGGCCGAAGGCCTCGCCTGATCGATCCGACCGCCCTATAGAGTATGAGTACTCCagtcaaaataatatattaaataaaaacacctAAATAATATCCCTTTATAGGTGGTAAGGTCACACTGCACCATTCTAAAGAATCGATTGCTTCTTAATAAACCATGGTCACTCTAAAATTCAACCTTTTCTAAATTACACTATTTTCTCCCATTAAAAACGACCTTATTTGGCTACAAACTAGCTTATATGGCAACTCAGTTCGCTTGTGTTTCCATGTTTTTTTTCGGCCATTCAAGGTCAGAGTCAGCTGCTCGGAACATGTGATAATGTTTGGTATTCTAATTTGAAACGCCTTTGTCTTGGCTGCTCAACTCATTTGGCTCATTCAATTTGACAGGCGACGGAAGCGACGCCGCCTATAAATTACAGCACATTCATCGGTCTTGGAATTGGACTTGGTTTCTGATTCAGATTCCGATTCGGACTTCGCCAGCTGTGACTGCACTTCACTTTGAACTCCATTCAGGTCCAGACAGGAAGAACCGGCCAGCCCCCAAATCATTGATTGTTCCATTGACAGCTATGTGCTATATGGTATATGCCATAAGCCATATAGCCGGGGCTGACAGGAGGCGGATCTGACTCAGAGATCTTGAAACGATTGGCCTGGTCGAATTAAAAATTCGGCTATAATGGGTTCTAAAAATCCAACAATGATACACTGCTCAAACGAGAGGTTTGATTTGAAAACATGTGAATTGTCAATTAGCTGGCCATTAAGTTGATAGTCGATGAGGAACATAATTAGTTTAATCAGTCAGTTAGGCTTATTTGGATGAATCGTTTAAACTACCATAAAATTGGTacttaaattctttaataaactATAATATAGTTAGTATTCAACGAAATATCATTCGTGCAGTTTTAgaatactaataaaaattcgaaactttgacaattaaaaaccaattcaaTTCGCATAAGCAATATGTGATAATAATCCATAATGCGCTGACCAAATAAAATCGATAAATTCATAACCCAAGCCCAAATAGGCTGCTCGATTTTATTCTAGCACCCGGTACACCCCCTTTATAAAGAAAGGGTACACTCATAAAAATTAAGATCGCTTTTAATGGGAGGGGCCTTTTGTCGATTCTACAGAATGGGAAGAAGAAAGAGCAGAGCGCACGTGTTCGGGCCAAAAGTGAGCCATAATAATAGGCGGTGggaaggaaggaaggaaggCCAACGCATTTGGGCCATTAAAATTCATTAGCCGTGCACATCTCGATCTGGAGTGCGAGATCCGATCAATAAAATAAGCTAACAATAAAGAGCGGGTCGATATATGAGCGGTCCGAACTGACCAGCTGTGTTTTCGATTCGAATTAGAATTCATATTGCCCAAATTAGCGGAAGCATCTCGAGGGGCTTTCTGTGGGTGGGGCGAGCGCTGGAATGTACGCCGCTTGGCTTAATTAACCTTTCGAAATGAATTTCCCCACAGCCTGTAATTGTttcgaaaataaattacaaatttcgCACCGCTTTGCTGATTAGCAGGGCGGTGACTAAGTCGAGGAATGACGCGACATTCGGTCTGCTTTGTTTATGTTATATAATCGAAGCCAAGGTGTAAATAAACAACGTATTATAGCGTTCCTAATGGCTTTAGCTTACGGGTCCAACAGCCAGATAAGGTATTTTTCGAACCGCCCAGATAAGTTGAAATTCCAGTTGATAAGCGCGAGGAGAGCGCTGTAGAAATAgcactaaaattaaaataaatgcaaataaagcCCGGGGGAGCcgggaaaaataaaacaaaacaaatctATTCAATGTCAAGGTCAACAAATGAATTCGACTGTTTGTCTCATGTCGTTTCTTTAACTTTTTCACATTTCTGTTTGCTTTCGTTTCtcgttatttttattgtacatTTTTGTGTAGCTTTTCTGCCTTGTATTGGGCATTGTTGATAACTTTATTTGCTTTGGCCGTAGGCCATAAAGCAAGCTGAAAAGAAAATATGTGAAAAACACCCAGCAgggaattaaatataattttatttgttttaattttataaagtcATTTTCAAGCTTTTAAGGCCCCTCGAGCCACTTTTGTTTTCACTTCATTTCGGGCCCCTCTGACGTCAGTGTGTGCAAGAAAATGCTGTAgagaaaaataaacttaagaaGTCACGTACTATTCGATTAGTCAGAATAATGCCAAGTTACGTGGCTTACAGCCAATAACTATGTGTATGGCATTTTAGAGAGGGAAATCCTTATCGCCATTCTATCCGGCTTGAACTCGAGACCAGAGGAATTTCCGCTCGGCTGTCATATTTGCAATTTTCCAGCTGTCAgagaatttacatttttatttagagGAATTTGTGCATTCCTATTCTCGCTTATCTATCTTTTTCTGATTTATGCATATATTTCCCTTCTGCGACTCTTTTCAGCTCCACATCTGGCTGCAATGGTATCTTTTCGCGTCGCCTGGACTTTTCGTCGTTCAACTTGCTGCCAAAGACTCGTTTGAATTCTTATCAAGTCAAGGTGAGTTATGAatacaaatgcaaataaatcaaatccTAGGCTATCCACTCACAGACCCACACACTCATTGAGTGTTTCGCTTATTCACTCATTGAGAAACCGCAGAGTTAGCTTGACTCGGCTGCCTTCTGGGAAggaaaggcaaacaaatatCTGCCTGACTCGGCAAACTTGCAACTGGATATGCCCTGGTCTAAATGggggtttatttttgttggatTAGATAATTTCCAGCTGGTCCGCGGAGGCTGCCGAGCTGAGCTAGAATTCCCGGGAAGTGCAGCgtagaaaaatacaaatattcatTGTCTAAGCTATTTTTGCAGTCACATGAGTAAAGCAAAAAGCTTGACTGCAAAGGCAAGATAATGCAAGATCTTCTTTACATTTTAAcgcataaattaaatatatatattaaaattcacaaaagttaaatatgtatttactgcatattttatttggcttatTTTCCCGGTGCACCTCATCATCGATTGTGAATGAGTGCATTGGAAGCCAATCAAGAGGAAAAATTCTTAGGGCCGCCTGCCTATCTTTCAATCTCGCCGCCTCATTCAGCCTTTTTTCTCAATACCCCCTTTTCTGCCATTATTCCCATTATATAGAGCCCCCGATATTACCCCGATTCGATTCCCCTGCGAGTTGTTTCGGATTTCTGTTTACACTCGGTGTAATGCTCAGCCAAACAATTTCATGGTTGTGGGAGTAGGGGAGATGGCTGGCTCAAGTGTAAGTTGATTTCAATGTGACGTCACT is a window of Drosophila biarmipes strain raj3 chromosome 3R, RU_DBia_V1.1, whole genome shotgun sequence DNA encoding:
- the LOC108025208 gene encoding uncharacterized protein LOC108025208 isoform X6, coding for MLHFIGSIFLLISTFMIEVLILIYLVTNIVHLIFSTAFLIEYAASCGFCTLEAIPVFITLISGFSLSFKPILLAGGLLLLATPSMGKQSRKRRLRLTAYIVNSGS
- the LOC108025208 gene encoding uncharacterized protein LOC108025208 isoform X5, which produces MLHFIGSIFLLISTFMQIEVLILIYLVTNIVHLIFSTAFLIEYAASCGFCTLEAIPVFITLISGFSLSFKPILLAGGLLLLATPSMGKQSRKRRLRLTAYIVNSGS
- the LOC108025208 gene encoding uncharacterized protein LOC108025208 isoform X1; translation: MKCREPRLKSCCCCVNLRMGCSFLALFEIFSSILGIFAGEGARLLVIGRAAYMLHFIGSIFLLISTFMQIEVLILIYLVTNIVHLIFSTAFLIEYAASCGFCTLEAIPVFITLISGFSLSFKPILLAGGLLLLATPSMGKQSRKRRLRLTAYIVNSGS
- the LOC108025208 gene encoding uncharacterized protein LOC108025208 isoform X2, whose product is MKCREPRLKSCCCCVNLRMGCSFLALFEIFSSILGIFAGEGARLLVIGRAAYMLHFIGSIFLLISTFMIEVLILIYLVTNIVHLIFSTAFLIEYAASCGFCTLEAIPVFITLISGFSLSFKPILLAGGLLLLATPSMGKQSRKRRLRLTAYIVNSGS
- the LOC108025208 gene encoding uncharacterized protein LOC108025208 isoform X4, with product MKCREPRLKSCCCCVNLRMGCSFLALFEIFSSILGIFAGEGARLLVIGRAAYMLHFIGSIFLLISTFMIEVLILIYLVTNIVHLIFSTAFLIEYAASCGFCTLEAIPVFITLILSLYCWLVAFSYLRRLQWENNPENDD
- the LOC108025208 gene encoding uncharacterized protein LOC108025208 isoform X3 — encoded protein: MKCREPRLKSCCCCVNLRMGCSFLALFEIFSSILGIFAGEGARLLVIGRAAYMLHFIGSIFLLISTFMQIEVLILIYLVTNIVHLIFSTAFLIEYAASCGFCTLEAIPVFITLILSLYCWLVAFSYLRRLQWENNPENDD